One region of Bacillus zhangzhouensis genomic DNA includes:
- a CDS encoding CotY/CotZ family spore coat protein produces MSCGKHHGRHDENCVCDAVDKILAEQEAVEDKCPTSCYSNLLSPTVSGKDTIPFLLFDKKGGLFSTFGNIGGFVDDCQCFESIFFRVEKLHDCCATLSVLRPVDVHGHTLSVCHPCDPDFFGLEKADFCIEVDLNCFCAIQCLNPELVDRVMPSKDKKHHHHS; encoded by the coding sequence ATGAGCTGCGGAAAACACCATGGCCGACATGATGAAAACTGTGTATGCGATGCGGTTGATAAGATTTTAGCAGAGCAGGAAGCTGTAGAAGATAAATGTCCTACGAGCTGCTACAGTAATTTATTAAGCCCGACAGTTTCTGGAAAAGATACGATTCCGTTTTTACTTTTTGATAAAAAGGGCGGGTTGTTCTCTACTTTCGGAAATATTGGAGGATTCGTTGACGATTGCCAATGTTTCGAATCCATTTTCTTCCGGGTTGAAAAATTACACGACTGCTGTGCTACGTTATCTGTATTAAGACCTGTTGATGTACACGGACATACGCTAAGCGTTTGTCACCCTTGTGACCCTGACTTCTTTGGTTTAGAGAAAGCAGATTTTTGTATCGAGGTTGATCTAAACTGCTTCTGCGCGATCCAATGTTTAAACCCAGAACTAGTAGACAGAGTCATGCCATCGAAAGATAAAAAGCATCATCACCACAGCTAA
- a CDS encoding spore coat CotO family protein encodes MSNKGDENQKPLMYIVQPSYHESKPAMQNIVRKRKKSEKQPESDHNAKGEIEESTQQEPAAQEIEQKKEPEPPELQQEREIKQAADLTEEQDITQEPELIQKREPQQEERKQPEGVFHETKEEPKRKRVKKPLSQMSIDEKVDFLTRLPHNMPRALCLIEADGKTYRGIIMDRKADTVIIRTAGGGNPVELAIAEISSIHPLGF; translated from the coding sequence ATGTCAAATAAAGGTGATGAGAATCAAAAGCCGCTGATGTATATTGTTCAGCCGAGCTATCATGAATCAAAGCCGGCCATGCAAAACATTGTGAGAAAGCGAAAGAAATCAGAAAAACAGCCAGAAAGTGATCACAATGCAAAGGGCGAGATCGAAGAAAGCACGCAGCAGGAGCCTGCGGCTCAAGAAATAGAGCAGAAAAAAGAACCCGAGCCGCCTGAACTTCAGCAAGAACGCGAGATAAAACAAGCAGCTGATTTGACAGAAGAACAAGACATCACACAAGAACCCGAGCTCATACAAAAGCGAGAGCCTCAGCAAGAAGAGAGAAAACAGCCAGAAGGTGTCTTTCATGAAACAAAAGAAGAACCAAAAAGAAAACGAGTGAAAAAGCCTTTAAGTCAGATGAGTATTGATGAAAAAGTCGATTTTCTCACAAGACTGCCTCATAATATGCCAAGAGCTCTTTGTCTGATTGAAGCTGATGGTAAAACATATAGAGGAATTATCATGGATCGAAAAGCAGATACAGTGATCATTCGTACAGCAGGCGGGGGAAATCCAGTCGAATTAGCGATTGCTGAGATTTCTTCCATCCACCCGCTTGGTTTTTAA
- the thiD gene encoding bifunctional hydroxymethylpyrimidine kinase/phosphomethylpyrimidine kinase translates to MTIKKALTIAGSDSGGGAGIQADLKTFQELGVYGMSAITAITAQNTLGVHGIYPISIEALERQIDAVAEDLLPDAAKTGMLWSADMIKIVAEKTAQYEMKLIVDPVMIAKGGASLLNEDAVSAMKTHLLPVSYAVTPNLPEAEVLTGIRIQTKEDRYLAAERLYELGTNHVVIKGGHGPSDGMITDLLYDGKGFIEVTNEHIDTPHTHGTGCTFAAALTAEIAKGYSMKEAFETAETFVHEAIKFPLHIGAGYGPTNHFAYQHNRIKQ, encoded by the coding sequence ATGACGATCAAAAAAGCACTCACAATTGCGGGGTCTGATTCTGGCGGCGGAGCAGGCATTCAGGCAGATTTGAAAACTTTTCAGGAGCTCGGTGTATACGGGATGTCTGCGATCACAGCGATTACTGCGCAAAACACACTAGGTGTTCACGGGATATACCCGATTTCAATTGAGGCATTAGAGCGTCAAATAGATGCAGTGGCAGAAGACTTACTGCCAGATGCCGCCAAAACAGGGATGCTGTGGAGTGCAGACATGATCAAGATAGTAGCTGAAAAAACGGCTCAATATGAAATGAAGCTGATTGTAGATCCAGTCATGATCGCAAAAGGAGGGGCCTCTTTATTAAATGAAGATGCGGTTTCTGCGATGAAAACACACTTGCTGCCTGTCAGCTATGCCGTAACGCCGAATCTTCCTGAGGCAGAAGTGCTGACAGGCATACGTATTCAAACGAAAGAGGACCGCTATCTGGCAGCAGAGCGCCTTTATGAGCTTGGCACGAATCATGTCGTGATCAAAGGTGGCCATGGTCCGTCTGATGGAATGATTACAGACCTGCTGTATGATGGAAAAGGCTTTATTGAAGTCACAAATGAACATATTGATACACCACATACACATGGCACAGGTTGCACGTTTGCAGCAGCATTAACAGCTGAAATTGCGAAAGGATATTCTATGAAGGAAGCCTTTGAAACAGCAGAAACCTTTGTCCATGAAGCGATCAAATTCCCTTTGCATATTGGGGCTGGATACGGGCCTACAAACCATTTTGCTTATCAGCATAACAGAATTAAACAATAA
- a CDS encoding stage VI sporulation protein F — MDNKFFKSVENKTGVNMNDVFKLAGSLQNANFKDENTVRGVIKKVAQLANKRVPKEMEDKIVQSITSGKEKLDFNTIAKMMNNKK; from the coding sequence ATGGATAATAAATTCTTTAAAAGTGTAGAAAACAAAACCGGTGTGAATATGAATGATGTGTTTAAACTTGCAGGATCTTTGCAAAATGCCAACTTTAAAGATGAGAATACCGTTCGAGGTGTCATTAAAAAAGTAGCGCAGCTTGCGAACAAACGTGTACCTAAAGAAATGGAAGACAAAATCGTTCAATCGATTACAAGTGGAAAAGAAAAGCTTGATTTCAATACAATTGCTAAAATGATGAATAACAAAAAATAA
- a CDS encoding spore coat protein gives MKVLSIEESADLLYTQLLNELISHYDDFIEIKDSENVTIHKTDVTAALSLQATVTTIITLLIQLLVPDDELAAEITDQLLATQQVTVQKKTVIQIINCYNVTITLSDASIMNSVQILTQTLNVLLVEAGIL, from the coding sequence GTGAAAGTATTGTCTATTGAAGAAAGTGCTGATTTATTATACACACAACTGTTAAACGAATTAATCAGTCATTATGATGATTTCATTGAAATCAAAGATTCCGAAAATGTTACGATTCATAAAACAGATGTAACAGCCGCACTCTCCCTTCAAGCGACCGTAACGACAATCATTACTCTTTTGATCCAACTTCTTGTACCAGATGATGAATTGGCTGCAGAGATCACAGATCAGCTTTTAGCCACACAACAAGTGACCGTCCAAAAGAAAACTGTGATCCAAATCATCAACTGCTATAACGTCACGATTACATTATCAGATGCATCTATTATGAACTCCGTCCAAATTCTCACTCAAACATTGAATGTACTCTTAGTTGAAGCCGGCATTCTTTGA
- the tenI gene encoding thiazole tautomerase TenI, with the protein MELHAVTNDSLPADELIKQIKAIASEVDFIHIRERSKTASELVDLVKNLLLEGVPKEKLVINDRVDVALLTNIHRVHLPGRSFSPKELRKKFPHLHAGVSVHSIEEAKAAEKNGAEYVMFGHVYDTSCKPGIQARGVQLVKELTSALTIPVVAIGGVTPNRVSELKHANVRGIAVMSGIFTHHQPRMMAQAFSEKAKENPNEKAL; encoded by the coding sequence ATAAAAGCCATTGCGTCTGAAGTGGATTTTATTCATATTCGGGAACGATCTAAAACAGCAAGTGAGCTTGTTGATCTCGTGAAAAATCTCCTTTTAGAAGGTGTACCGAAAGAAAAGCTCGTGATCAATGACCGAGTAGACGTTGCGCTGCTAACCAATATTCACAGGGTCCATCTCCCGGGCCGCAGCTTTTCGCCAAAAGAGCTGCGAAAAAAATTCCCTCACCTTCATGCAGGGGTGTCTGTCCATTCGATAGAAGAAGCGAAAGCAGCGGAGAAAAATGGAGCAGAGTATGTCATGTTTGGTCACGTATATGACACCTCTTGTAAACCAGGAATTCAGGCAAGAGGTGTACAGCTTGTGAAAGAATTGACTTCTGCACTAACGATTCCAGTGGTGGCTATTGGCGGGGTGACCCCAAATCGAGTTTCAGAATTGAAACACGCAAATGTGAGAGGAATCGCTGTCATGTCTGGGATTTTTACTCATCATCAGCCGCGTATGATGGCACAAGCATTTTCTGAAAAGGCAAAGGAGAATCCTAATGAAAAAGCATTATGA
- the fabI gene encoding enoyl-ACP reductase FabI gives MNFSLEGRNIVVMGVANKRSIAWGIARSLHEAGARLIFTYVGDRLAESVKELASTLERDDSIILPCDVTSDEEIENCFAAIKEKVQVIHGVAHAIAFANKEELVGEYLNTNREGFLLAHNISAYSLTAVAKAARPLMTEGGSIVTLTYLGGERVVSNYNVMGVAKASLEASVKYLAADLGAEGIRVNSISAGPIRTLSAKGISGFNTILKDIEERAPLRRTTTPEEVGDTALFLFSDLSRGMTGENLHVDSGFHIIAR, from the coding sequence ATGAACTTTTCTTTAGAAGGTCGTAATATCGTGGTCATGGGTGTTGCCAATAAACGAAGCATCGCTTGGGGAATTGCCCGCTCACTTCATGAAGCTGGAGCTCGTTTGATTTTTACTTATGTTGGAGATCGTCTTGCTGAATCGGTAAAAGAGCTTGCAAGCACACTTGAGCGTGATGATTCAATTATTCTTCCGTGTGATGTGACAAGTGATGAAGAAATCGAAAATTGTTTTGCTGCAATTAAAGAAAAAGTACAAGTCATTCATGGCGTTGCGCATGCCATTGCATTTGCAAACAAGGAAGAGCTTGTTGGCGAATACTTGAACACGAACCGTGAAGGTTTTCTTTTGGCGCACAACATTAGTGCATACTCATTAACAGCTGTAGCAAAAGCAGCACGTCCATTAATGACAGAGGGTGGAAGCATTGTGACGCTTACATATCTAGGCGGAGAGCGTGTTGTATCTAACTACAACGTAATGGGTGTAGCGAAAGCATCACTTGAAGCAAGTGTGAAATATTTAGCAGCTGATTTAGGCGCAGAAGGCATCCGTGTGAACAGTATTTCTGCTGGTCCAATTCGTACGTTATCTGCAAAAGGCATCAGCGGGTTTAATACCATTCTGAAAGATATTGAAGAGCGTGCACCGCTTCGCCGTACAACAACTCCTGAAGAAGTTGGCGATACGGCTCTATTCTTATTCAGTGATCTATCTCGCGGCATGACTGGTGAGAATCTGCATGTTGATTCTGGCTTCCATATCATTGCCCGCTAG
- a CDS encoding thiazole biosynthesis adenylyltransferase ThiF, whose protein sequence is MSTRYSRQELFQPIGTEGQKRLNDSKAVIIGAGALGTASAEMLVRAGVGSVTVLDRDYIEWSNLQRQQLYTEKDVKDRLPKAVAAEKRLKQINSDVHLKGIVIDVTAQNIDELVSGASIIVDAADNFEVRMIANDAAVKHQIPFLYGACVASYGIQFTVIPGETPCLHCLLDHLPAQGMTCDTAGIINPVVQQVAAYQVADALKYLTGHQVTPILKSFDLWKNERSDIRSAASLKKKQCPSCGLKTYPFLSYDKRAKTDVLCGRNTVQIRSAAETPPHLHEVALRLKNAGMDVLENPYLLSCQKDEFKLVLFKDGRALVHGTNDIVKARTIYHQWIG, encoded by the coding sequence TTGAGCACTCGTTATTCACGCCAGGAGCTTTTTCAACCAATCGGAACAGAGGGGCAAAAGCGGCTAAATGACTCAAAGGCAGTCATTATCGGAGCGGGAGCACTTGGAACCGCTAGTGCTGAAATGCTTGTTCGTGCCGGCGTTGGGTCTGTCACCGTTTTGGACCGAGATTATATTGAATGGAGCAACCTTCAGCGCCAGCAGCTTTACACGGAAAAAGACGTGAAGGATCGGCTGCCAAAGGCTGTGGCGGCTGAAAAAAGACTCAAGCAAATAAACAGTGACGTGCACCTCAAAGGAATCGTGATCGATGTGACTGCTCAAAATATTGACGAACTTGTCAGTGGGGCTTCGATCATTGTTGATGCAGCGGATAATTTTGAAGTGAGAATGATCGCAAATGATGCTGCTGTCAAACATCAAATTCCGTTCCTTTATGGGGCCTGTGTAGCCAGTTATGGCATTCAATTCACTGTAATTCCTGGTGAGACGCCGTGTTTACACTGTCTGCTTGACCATTTACCCGCACAAGGCATGACCTGTGATACAGCAGGTATCATTAATCCAGTTGTGCAGCAAGTGGCCGCATATCAAGTGGCAGATGCACTTAAATATTTAACTGGACATCAAGTGACTCCAATATTAAAATCCTTCGATTTATGGAAAAATGAACGGTCTGACATTCGGTCGGCCGCGTCTTTAAAGAAGAAGCAATGTCCAAGCTGTGGATTGAAGACCTATCCATTTCTTTCATATGACAAGAGAGCGAAGACAGATGTACTATGCGGCCGCAATACGGTACAAATCCGCAGTGCAGCAGAAACACCGCCGCATCTACATGAAGTAGCTCTTCGGTTAAAGAATGCAGGGATGGATGTGCTTGAAAACCCATATTTGCTTTCTTGTCAAAAGGATGAGTTTAAACTTGTCTTATTTAAAGATGGCAGAGCGCTTGTTCATGGAACCAATGATATTGTCAAAGCAAGAACTATTTATCATCAATGGATTGGCTAA
- a CDS encoding thiazole synthase, with protein MLHIGGKTFTSRLLLGTGKYPSFEVQKEAVNVSEAEILTFAVRRMNLFEASQPNFLEQLDLSRYTLLPNTAGASTAEEAVRIARLAKASGLCDMIKVEVIGCSRSLLPDPVETLKASEMLLDEGFIVLPYTSDDVVLARKLEELGVHAIMPGASPIGSGQGLLNPLNLSLIIEQAKVPVIIDAGIGSTKDAAYAMELGADAVLLNTAVSGAKDPVKMAKAMKLAIESGRLGYEAGRIPLKNYGTASSPQEGMPSF; from the coding sequence ATGCTGCACATTGGCGGAAAAACATTCACATCAAGACTATTACTCGGAACAGGAAAGTACCCATCATTTGAGGTTCAAAAAGAAGCGGTGAACGTATCGGAAGCCGAAATTTTAACCTTTGCTGTAAGAAGAATGAACCTATTCGAAGCATCTCAGCCTAATTTTTTGGAGCAGCTTGATTTATCAAGATATACGCTGCTTCCGAATACAGCTGGTGCAAGTACAGCAGAAGAGGCAGTGCGTATTGCCCGTTTAGCAAAGGCTTCTGGGCTGTGTGACATGATCAAGGTAGAAGTCATTGGATGTTCAAGGTCTCTTTTGCCAGATCCAGTTGAAACATTAAAAGCATCTGAAATGCTACTTGATGAAGGGTTTATCGTGCTGCCATATACATCTGATGATGTGGTGCTGGCAAGAAAATTAGAAGAACTCGGTGTCCATGCCATCATGCCTGGTGCTTCTCCGATTGGTTCAGGCCAAGGCTTACTAAATCCTCTGAATCTCTCATTGATTATCGAGCAGGCGAAGGTGCCGGTCATTATTGATGCTGGCATAGGCTCTACGAAGGATGCAGCTTATGCGATGGAGCTTGGAGCTGACGCTGTATTACTAAACACCGCTGTGTCTGGTGCAAAGGATCCTGTGAAAATGGCAAAAGCAATGAAACTCGCGATTGAGTCAGGAAGACTAGGCTATGAGGCAGGACGTATTCCGTTGAAAAACTATGGGACGGCGAGCAGTCCACAGGAAGGAATGCCGTCATTTTGA
- a CDS encoding spore coat protein — protein MAEENEKQEFNINTEVDPLTSLLVSDILNKNNITDDQKANISDDQRRMILKLVENLQKKADDFVQQQQEKKRQAEAAKHVEVEPEPQVRPKRHSLRERIQQRRDAQRNND, from the coding sequence GTGGCTGAAGAGAACGAAAAACAGGAGTTTAACATCAACACTGAGGTTGATCCATTAACAAGCCTCCTTGTGAGTGATATTTTAAACAAAAACAACATCACCGATGATCAGAAAGCAAATATTTCAGATGATCAGAGAAGAATGATTTTAAAATTAGTTGAGAACTTACAAAAGAAAGCAGATGACTTCGTACAGCAGCAGCAGGAGAAAAAAAGGCAGGCTGAGGCAGCAAAACATGTGGAAGTAGAGCCTGAACCACAAGTACGTCCAAAACGCCATTCCCTTCGAGAGCGTATTCAGCAGCGCCGTGATGCGCAGCGAAACAACGATTAA
- the thiO gene encoding glycine oxidase ThiO has protein sequence MKKHYDVAIIGGGIIGMSIAYHLAKAGKQVVLFEANEIGKQTTSAAAGMLGAHAEGEDHEDTFFQAGRASQALYEKLKVDLLHESGIDIRASAGGIMKVAFTEEEKQALCRMQHLSTFKWLDASSVKKCMPQVTEHILGAGLIEEDVHVEPYAVCRALWQAAVRYGANVKVCTPVIEVKRDKETLTVRTTKGTFTCDDLTVASGVWSGRFFEELGLSHSLYPVKGECVSVWNNGPALAHTIYHDHCYIVPRDSGKLVIGATMKPNEWQAVPTLGGMEAVIQKASQLMPSIKEMPIEECWAGLRPATNDRHPYIGRHPEDKRILFAAGHYRNGILLAPITGEIIRDLILDEPVKEEWLHAFRIGRKEALFV, from the coding sequence ATGAAAAAGCATTATGACGTTGCAATCATTGGTGGTGGAATCATAGGGATGTCAATCGCCTATCACCTTGCAAAAGCAGGAAAACAGGTGGTCTTATTTGAAGCAAATGAGATAGGGAAGCAAACGACGAGTGCGGCTGCCGGGATGCTCGGTGCACATGCTGAAGGAGAGGATCATGAGGATACTTTCTTTCAGGCAGGGAGAGCAAGCCAGGCATTATACGAAAAATTAAAGGTCGATCTTCTGCATGAATCAGGCATTGATATTCGGGCTTCAGCAGGCGGCATCATGAAGGTTGCCTTTACAGAAGAAGAGAAACAAGCCCTTTGCCGGATGCAGCATTTGTCTACTTTTAAGTGGCTTGATGCAAGCAGTGTAAAAAAATGCATGCCTCAAGTTACAGAGCACATTCTGGGAGCAGGTTTGATTGAAGAGGATGTTCATGTGGAGCCTTACGCTGTATGCAGGGCTTTGTGGCAGGCGGCGGTCCGGTACGGAGCAAATGTGAAAGTGTGTACACCTGTGATCGAAGTAAAGCGGGATAAAGAAACACTAACTGTCAGAACAACGAAGGGCACATTCACATGTGATGACTTGACAGTCGCGAGTGGTGTATGGTCTGGTCGTTTTTTTGAAGAGCTCGGATTATCGCATTCTCTTTATCCCGTAAAAGGGGAATGTGTGTCTGTATGGAATAATGGTCCTGCGCTCGCACACACCATTTATCATGATCATTGTTATATCGTTCCGCGAGATAGCGGAAAGCTTGTTATCGGCGCAACGATGAAGCCAAACGAGTGGCAGGCTGTTCCAACGCTTGGCGGCATGGAAGCTGTGATTCAAAAGGCGTCTCAGCTTATGCCTTCTATTAAGGAGATGCCGATTGAAGAGTGCTGGGCAGGTCTTCGTCCGGCGACAAACGATCGGCATCCCTATATCGGAAGACATCCAGAAGACAAGCGTATTCTTTTTGCTGCTGGGCATTACAGGAATGGCATTTTACTTGCGCCGATTACTGGAGAAATCATTCGTGACCTGATATTAGACGAACCGGTCAAAGAGGAATGGCTTCACGCATTTCGTATTGGACGAAAGGAGGCATTATTCGTATGA
- a CDS encoding YjcZ family sporulation protein, translating into MSCYGYGGGYCGGYGGGYGGGYGSTFVLVVVLFILLIIVGASFFNY; encoded by the coding sequence ATGAGTTGTTACGGTTACGGCGGCGGTTATTGCGGCGGCTACGGCGGTGGCTACGGCGGCGGATATGGATCAACATTTGTTCTTGTCGTTGTGCTTTTCATCCTTCTAATTATCGTTGGTGCTTCTTTCTTTAACTACTAA
- a CDS encoding CotY/CotZ family spore coat protein — protein sequence MSRKHSWNCVAEAVENINDLQNAVEEECPTSCYSNLLSPSHSLGDTVPFVLFTSKSKPFVAFGNVGEVDAGPCFSTAFFRVEHISDHCATLSLLIAFDKDRHILDFTDKDSLCDVFRLEKSKYCIEVDLDCFCAIECLNPRLINRNC from the coding sequence ATGAGCCGCAAACATTCATGGAATTGTGTAGCAGAGGCTGTTGAAAACATTAACGACTTGCAAAATGCCGTAGAAGAAGAATGCCCGACCAGCTGTTACAGCAATCTCCTTTCTCCATCACATTCATTAGGTGACACTGTCCCGTTTGTTCTCTTTACATCCAAATCAAAACCATTTGTCGCATTCGGAAACGTCGGAGAAGTAGATGCAGGCCCTTGCTTCAGCACTGCATTTTTCAGAGTCGAACACATCTCTGATCACTGCGCAACACTCAGCTTGCTTATCGCATTTGACAAAGACCGTCATATTTTAGATTTTACAGATAAAGATTCCTTATGTGATGTGTTCCGATTAGAAAAATCGAAGTACTGCATTGAAGTAGACCTTGACTGCTTCTGCGCAATCGAGTGCCTTAATCCACGACTCATCAACCGCAACTGCTAA
- a CDS encoding spore coat protein has product MDSKPYSWVALDRNCTHHGDYNYERKAVCDGNYYDDEDVLQDFEQVSVTKQTSEEVIIVRDSCDINVSSVDAQVAASIQAAVQTAIITITNISIADSDLADRVTQDLLQAATHRQTNRQKLVIENSRNVTVSTIDADISLAIQTLTQTLVATIVAIGIL; this is encoded by the coding sequence ATGGATTCTAAACCATACTCTTGGGTCGCTCTAGATCGTAACTGTACACACCACGGCGATTACAACTATGAAAGAAAAGCAGTTTGTGACGGCAACTATTATGATGACGAAGATGTCTTACAAGACTTTGAACAAGTGAGTGTTACAAAGCAGACATCTGAGGAAGTCATTATCGTCAGAGACTCTTGTGACATTAACGTCTCTTCTGTTGATGCACAGGTTGCAGCATCTATCCAAGCAGCTGTTCAAACAGCGATCATCACCATTACAAATATCTCAATCGCAGACAGTGATTTGGCTGACCGCGTCACGCAGGATCTATTACAAGCCGCTACTCACAGACAAACAAACCGCCAAAAACTTGTGATTGAAAATTCAAGAAACGTTACAGTATCTACAATCGATGCGGACATCTCTCTCGCAATCCAAACACTTACACAAACACTTGTTGCGACAATCGTTGCAATCGGTATCCTCTAA
- the thiS gene encoding sulfur carrier protein ThiS codes for MKIQLNGRIVDFDQENGTIYDLLSAYQLENRVVIVEKNQEIIDKEAFQQVEIQPNDTIEIVHFVGGG; via the coding sequence ATGAAGATTCAATTGAATGGCAGAATCGTTGATTTTGATCAAGAGAATGGAACGATCTATGATCTGCTATCAGCCTATCAGCTTGAAAACCGTGTGGTGATCGTTGAAAAGAACCAAGAAATTATTGATAAAGAAGCGTTTCAACAAGTAGAAATTCAACCTAATGACACGATTGAAATCGTTCATTTTGTAGGAGGAGGATGA
- a CDS encoding DUF1360 domain-containing protein has product MSGTLSFIVFALASFRLTRLIVFDTITAPFRRLFHEEQEEVNEQGEVETYIIIKGKGLRSWVGELLSCYWCTGMWCTAALLLIYILFPVISMWLNLLLAIAAAAGIIEAIVSKLVK; this is encoded by the coding sequence CTGAGCGGTACTTTGTCATTTATCGTGTTTGCCCTCGCATCCTTTAGACTAACGAGGCTGATTGTGTTTGATACGATTACGGCTCCTTTCCGGCGTTTATTTCATGAAGAACAGGAAGAGGTCAATGAACAAGGTGAAGTGGAGACATATATTATCATTAAAGGGAAAGGACTGCGGTCTTGGGTAGGAGAGCTGTTAAGCTGTTATTGGTGTACTGGCATGTGGTGCACTGCTGCTTTACTACTGATATACATACTATTTCCTGTCATCAGCATGTGGCTTAATTTACTATTAGCCATTGCCGCCGCAGCAGGTATTATTGAAGCAATTGTCTCAAAGCTTGTGAAATAA